One window from the genome of Podospora pseudocomata strain CBS 415.72m chromosome 6, whole genome shotgun sequence encodes:
- a CDS encoding hypothetical protein (EggNog:ENOG503NX5N) → MVSHHGDGPTVLALRGTSSAVEASDRRRETGAPRAAASHVSSRSRRYNRSHAGGTSFVPQNEFPVFSHSGDVEILVRLASGHENRYLLHRHTLTRCSGFFEISTSNEWSRAQAVPENTPPSLSAPPTAGAIEGVKPAGASQQLTRIEDQGIVGSHDGGAVGKPSSASLTPVKKRWRYELDFGSGGDDIPMLVQKEERGPPPTTNSLFGGPPPSHSSSRHHSSKSTSHSFFRSVANLSLSSSGNHAPSLPPPTPAEEDLLRDYDNLFRIMYNYAPTLDPINIADAYIQCKSLLNLADQYDALAVVGPRVDHHMLQFQSRLWKQIAKYPISYLRLGYLARSKVIFQEALVHVVGQWPAGERSIRAAFPETVIDIIEDKVDELEETVSRIEARLFRLTLTNRSSGERVSPGTNYLDWLAVSLFRTWLADNTTPPPPLPPPPPERTGRSSRTALTNGNSGSSGRHRNNSSSSSSSSAAGALVPANSNGNSNSAQRNVHFHPPPPSVPPLATLGRTYRVLGSTQNEKGYLTHDECKRFLKLTPDLYSRDNLRRFEKRIDELKAMAREVVRPLMGSGLELELQGGGQVGYLTCTRVGERDLPWVGMVRYD, encoded by the coding sequence ATGGTGTCGCATCACGGCGACGGGCCCACGGTCCTGGCACTGCGGGGGACCTCATCCGCCGTGGAGGCAAGCGACCGAAGGAGAGAGACCGGCGCCCCCCGCGCGGCAGCTTCACATGTCTCGTCGCGCTCGAGACGCTACAATCGGTCTCATGCTGGTGGCACCTCGTTCGTTCCGCAGAATGAGTTCCCCGTCTTCAGTCACAGCGGCGATGTCGAAATCCTGGTGCGTCTCGCATCCGGCCACGAGAATCGATACCTCCTTCACCGACATACCCTGACCCGATGCTCTGGGTTTTTCGAGATCAGCACCAGCAATGAATGGTCGCGAGCGCAAGCAGTCCCCGAGAATACTCCGCCGTCGCTATCAGCACCTCCCACTGCCGGCGCAATCGAGGGAGTCAAGCCGGCAGGAGCGTCGCAGCAGCTGACAAGGATAGAGGACCAAGGGATTGTGGGGAGCCATGATGGAGGTGCAGTTGGGAAACCATCGTCTGCATCGCTGACGccggtgaagaagagatggAGATATGAATTAGACTTTGGGTCAGGGGGCGACGATATTCCCATGCTGGTGCAAAAGGAGGAGCGAGGCCCGCCCCCGACGACCAATTCACTTTTTGGcggaccaccaccctcacacTCCTCCAGCCGACATCACAGCAGCAAATCAACATCGCACTCTTTCTTTCGATCTGTCGCCAACCTCAGTCTGTCGTCATCCGGCAACCACGCGccatccctcccaccaccaacaccagccgAAGAAGACCTCCTGCGCGACTACGACAACCTGTTCAGGATCATGTACAACTACGCCCCGACCCTCGACCCGATCAACATAGCAGACGCCTACATTCAATGCAAATCATTGCTTAACCTTGCCGACCAATACGACGCCCTCGCGGTCGTCGGCCCGCGGGTCGACCACCACATGCTCCAGTTCCAATCCCGCCTCTGGAAGCAAATAGCAAAATACCCCATCTCCTACCTCCGGCTAGGCTACCTCGCCAGGTCAAAAGTCATCTTTCAAGAAGCGTTGGTCCACGTTGTCGGTCAGTGGCCCGCAGGCGAGCGCTCCATTAGGGCTGCCTTCCCGGAGACGGTAATAGACATAATAGAAGACAAGGTCGACGAGCTAGAGGAGACGGTGTCCCGAATCGAGGCGAGGTTGTTCCGACTCACTCTGACGAATCGATcttcgggggagagggtttcGCCAGGGACGAATTATCTCGACTGGCTGGCGGTTAGTCTGTTTCGCACCTGGCTGGCGGATAACACcacccctccgccgcctcttcccccgccaccaccagaacGGACGGGAAGGTCCTCCCGCACGGCACTTACAAATGGAAATTCGGGGAGCAGCGGCCGCCATAGGAAtaactcttcttcttcgtcgtcgtcctcagCGGCGGGCGCTCTTGTTCCTGCGAACTCGAACGGCAACAGCAATTCTGCCCAGAGGAACGTCCActttcaccctccccctccgtctGTACCCCCGTTGGCTACCTTGGGGAGGACGTATAGAGTACTGGGATCGACCCAAAACGAAAAAGGGTACCTGACGCATGACGAGTGTAAGAGGTTTCTGAAGCTGACGCCGGACCTGTACTCGAGAGATAATTTGAGAAGGTTCGAGAAGCGGATTGATGAGCTGAAGGctatggcgagggaggtggtgaggccgCTGATGGGGAGCGGGCTTGAGCTCGAGTTGCAGGGGGGTGGGCAGGTGGGTTATTTGACTTGTACGCgtgttggggagagggatctGCCTTGGGTGGGAATGGTGAGGTATGATTAG
- a CDS encoding hypothetical protein (EggNog:ENOG503P44M): MPSFDRVYGSSPVLAMSPQAVHQGSLGMPFVQQHQAMSLNNAYFARSPSSVAGRKRSRDEAAVNLDPPEKVVDAPVIKTPEEEYVYGPGMTLIKKSSAYVADASSQSGTWVEEQVAKEEARKMEAAVLAQQQLSQSRPSLRSHKSQRLEVSRDDSSPSRRASPTRAASSPLLGSSESLGQPIVDDFTLHLGIGWSRISDDEHIQAAARGWARFIDNHYPVTNAKILLQSRGLQSYLVEASEGYFLFAENLRQGCLVSTTADRALQNLKTSPPTFDGPATMEASESPRPLQPTASFATHISPVTSIEIDMN; the protein is encoded by the coding sequence ATGCCGTCTTTCGATCGCGTCTACGGTTCATCGCCGGTTCTCGCCATGTCACCACAGGCAGTTCACCAGGGCTCGCTCGGCATGCCTTTtgtccaacaacaccaagccatGTCTCTCAACAATGCCTATTTCGCTCGCAGCCCTTCGTCAGTCGCCGGTCGCAAAAGATCCAGGGACGAGGCTGCTGTCAATCTTGACCCCCCCGAGAAGGTGGTTGACGCTCCTGTCATCAAAACCCCAGAAGAGGAGTACGTCTACGGCCCTGGCATGActctcatcaagaagagtTCTGCCTACGTCGCGGATGCCAGCAGTCAATCTGGCACTTGGGTTGAGGAACAGGtcgccaaagaagaagcgcGCAAGATGGAAGCTGCGGTCcttgctcagcagcaacTGTCTCAGTCCAGACCCTCTCTCAGAAGTCACAAATCTCAGCGCCTCGAAGTGAGCCGGGACGACAGTTCGCCTAGCAGACGGGCCAGCCCTACCCGTGCTGCCTCCAGCCCCTTGCTGGGTTCGTCCGAGTCTCTTGGGCAGCCCATCGTCGATGACTTCACTCTTCATCTTGGCATTGGATGGAGTCGGATCAGCGATGACGAACATATTCAAGCTGCTGCTCGAGGCTGGGCTCGCTTCATTGACAATCATTACCCTGTCACCAACGCCAAGATTCTTCTCCAGAGCCGTGGCCTCCAATCATACTTGGTCGAAGCATCCGAAGGTTACTTTTTATTCGCCGAAAACCTTCGTCAGGGGTGTCTTGTCAGCACCACAGCTGATCGCGCCCTTCAAAACCTCAAGACCTCACCCCCTACCTTTGACGGGCCAGCCACCATGGAAGCCTCTGAATCACCCAGGCCTCTGCAGCCCACCGCCTCTTTTGCGACACACATCAGCCCCGTCACCTCGATCGAGATTGACATGAACTAA